The Epinephelus lanceolatus isolate andai-2023 chromosome 1, ASM4190304v1, whole genome shotgun sequence genome has a window encoding:
- the r3hcc1 gene encoding R3H and coiled-coil domain-containing protein 1 → MSSVLLFPTLPSRLRYLIHSTTEDIPELTTFSVGESWCRRVVVCYSELRAEVEEDGDWESNSSLCAEPLRSREEMDGHARPKSSIPSRSRGPKRPDKPLYMPRAARERLCLQNSQGTTGDQELPSPASSSCSCISSSSDSCLCTETTEKTKSSSTPRQECLPSVAEGVLNHVADSSALIWEQTVSSLADMALEEDEKDKEDTCTDTDDVTEEIKEHLKETVTFSIQHVHNDYSIYENVCTSPDKFPHVIEIYNFPAFYKTDDLLDAFTEYSDGGLKIEWVDNTHALGVFSSETAALHALSICHPTLKARSLAQGSKSAIGKAMRRAEFIQPVKERPRTDCAVARRMVTRALGLQGRGRVQRY, encoded by the exons atgtcaag TGTGCTCCTGTTCCCCACGCTACCCAGCAGGCTACGTTACCTGATCCACAGCACCACAGAGGACATACCAGAGCTCACCACCTTCTCAGTAGGGGAGAGCTGGTGTCGGAGGGTGGTGGTCTGCTATTCTGAGCTCAG GGCTGAGGTCGAGGAAGATGGTGACTGGGAGAGCAACAGCAGCTTGTGTGCAGAGCCCCTAAGAAGCAGGGAGGAGATGGACGGCCATGCCAGGCCTAAATCTTCAATCCCATCGCGAAGCCGAGGACCTAAGAGGCCGGACAAACCCCTTTACATGCCACGAGCTGCTCGGGAGAGACTGTGCTTACAAAACTCACAAGGAACCACAGGAGACCAAGAGTTGCCCAGTCCGGCCTCAAGTAGCTGTAGCTGCATCAGCAGCTCATCTGACTCTTGTTTATGCACCGAAActacagaaaaaacaaagtcCTCATCCACACCCAGACAGGAATGTCTCCCCAGTGTAGCGGAGGGTGTCCTCAACCATGTTGCTGACAGTTCAGCACTCATCTGGGAACAGACTGTGTCCTCTCTGGCTGACATGGCtctggaggaggatgagaagGACAAGGaggacacatgcacagacacagatgATGTAACTGAGGAG ATCAAGGAACATCTTAAAGAGACGGTGACCTTTTCCATTCAGCACGTCCACAATGACTACTCCATTTATGAGAATGTGTGTACCAGCCCAGATAAGTTTCCCCACGTGATTGAGATCTACAACTTCCCGGCTTTTTACAAAACAGACGATCTCCTGGATGCCTTCACAGAGTACAG TGATGGTGGACTAAAGATCGAGTGGGTGGACAACACACATGCCCTTGGGGTTTTCTCCAGTGAGACGGCAG CACTCCATGCCCTTTCCATCTGCCATCCAACACTGAAGGCGAGATCACTGGCTCAAGGGAGTAAAAGCGCCATAGGCAAGGCCATGAGACGGGCAG AGTTTATCCAGCCAGTGAAGGAACGTCCTAGGACAGACTGTGCTGTAGCCAGACGGATGGTGACCAGAGCCCTGGGGCTGCAGGGACGAGGCAGAGTGCAGCGATACTGA
- the loxl2a gene encoding lysyl oxidase homolog 2A produces the protein MLRPVAFHCLLSTLLCTLALCSAQSDTSAPVIQLRLAGEKRKHYEGRVEVFYNGEWGTVCDDDFSISAAQVVCRELGFMNAESWSPSAKYGRGEGRIWLDNVHCSGAEKSLAQCHSNGFGVSDCKHSEDVGVVCTQKRIPGFKFIQNQANMDEGLTVQVEDVRIRATYSHRKRIPITEGFLEVKDGGKWRQICNEEWTEKNTRVICGMYGFPGEKRFNTRPYKLLAKRRKKNFWGFSVNCTGNEADLSDCKLGKEIKLNGNLTCEQGMPVVISCVPGRAFAPSVSAGFRKAYRVEQPLVRLRGGAMIGEGRVEVLKNGVWGTVCDDNWNIRAATVVCRELGFGSAKDALTGAQLGQGIGPVHMNEVECSGFEKSLTECYFNRDSVGCSHEEDAAVRCNVPAMGFNKRLRLNGGRNPYEGRVEILAERNGSMVWGSVCSDSWGTMEAMVVCRQLGLGFASHAFQETWYWQGDASADAVLMSGVRCSGTELTLDQCLHHGKHIDCPKGGGRFAAGVSCTQMAPDLVLSAQAVEQTTYLEDRPMYALQCAHEEHCLSSTADNADPNSYRRLLRFSSQIQNNGQSDFRPRAAHHSWVWHECHRHYHSMEVFTHYDLLSLNGTKVAEGHKASFCLEDTHCDEGIQKKYECANFGAQGITVGCWDTYRHDIDCQWIDITDVKPGDYILQVVINPNYEVAESDYTNNIMKCSARYDGQRMWTYNCHIGGSRSSEIEEMFPGLMTNQLSHR, from the exons ATGCTGCGTCCAGTTGCATTCCACTGTCTCTTGTCCACTTTGCTGTGCACATTGGCACTGTGCAGCGCCCAGTCAGACACTAGCGCCCCTGTAATCCAGCTACGTCTAGCTGGGGAGAAGCGGAAACACTACGAGGGTCGGGTGGAAGTTTTCTACAATGGAGAGTGGGGGACGGTGTGCGATGATGACTTCTCCATCTCTGCTGCGCAAGTGGTGTGCAGAGAGCTCGGCTTCATGAATGCAGAGTCCTGGTCACCCTCGGCCAAGTATGGAAGAGGAGAAG GCCGTATCTGGCTAGACAACGTGCACTGCTCTGGCGCAGAGAAGAGCCTGGCTCAGTGTCACTCCAATGGCTTTGGAGTGTCGGACTGCAAACACTCAGAAGATGTCGGAGTGGTGTGCACCCAGAAGCGCATTCCAGGCTTCAAGTTCATCCAGAACCAGGCCAACATGGATGAG GGTTTGACGGTGCAGGTGGAAGATGTGAGGATCAGGGCCACTTACTCCCACCGGAAAAGGATCCCCATCACTGAGGGCTTTTTGGAGGTGAAAGATGGAGGCAAGTGGAGACAGATCTGTAACGAGGAGTGGACGGAGAAAAACACCAGGGTCATCTGTGGCATGTACGGCTTCCCCGGGGAGAAACGCTTCAATACCCGACCCTACAA ATTGCTGGCCAAGCGTCGTAAGAAGAACTTCTGGGGTTTCTCTGTCAACTGCACAGGCAACGAGGCCGACCTGTCCGATTGCAAGCTGGGAAAAGAGATAAAGCTGAACGGCAACCTCACCTGTGAGCAGGGCATGCCTGTAGTGATCAGCTGTGTTCCTGGACGTGCTTTCGCCCCTAGCGTCAGCGCTGGCTTCAGAAAGGCCTACAGGGTGGAG CAACCCTTGGTGCGTCTAAGAGGTGGAGCTATGATTGGTGAAGGGCGAGTGGAGGTGTTGAAGAACGGGGTGTGGGGAACAGTTTGTGATGATAACTGGAACATTCGAGCTGCCACTGTGGTGTGCCGAGAGCTGGGCTTTGGTAGCGCCAAAGACGCCTTGACTGGTGCCCAACTGGGACAAG GGATCGGGCCGGTCCACATGAACGAGGTGGAGTGCTCTGGGTTTGAAAAGTCACTGACTGAGTGCTACTTCAACCGTGACTCTGTTGGCTGCAGCCATGAGGAAGACGCAGCAGTCAGGTGTAATGTTCCCGCCATGGGCTTCAACAAAAGA ctTCGGCTAAATGGCGGCCGTAATCCCTATGAGGGCCGTGTGGAGATCCTGGCAGAGAGGAACGGCTCTATGGTGTGGGGCTCAGTGTGCAGTGACAGCTGGGGGACCATGGAGGCCATGGTAGTGTGCAGACAGCTGGGCTTGGGCTTTGCCAGCCATGCTTTCCAG GAAACATGGTACTGGCAAGGAGATGCCTCAGCTGATGCAGTGTTGATGAGTGGAGTGAGATGCTCCGGAACGGAGCTGACTCTGGATCAGTGTCTTCATCACGGGAAGCACATTGACTGTCCCAAAGGAGGTGGACGCTTCGCTGCGGGGGTCTCCTGTACTCAGA tggCCCCAGACCTGGTCCTCAGTGCCCAGGCTGTGGAGCAGACCACCTACCTGGAGGACAGACCCATGTACGCGCTGCAGTGTGCCCACGAGGAGCACTGCCTGTCCAGTACTGCTGACAACGCCGACCCCAATTCATACCGCCGCCTTCTCCGCTTCTCCTCCCAGATCCAAAACAACGGCCAGTCAGACTTCAGGCCTCGAGCGGCACACCACTCCTGGGTTTGGCACGAATGTCACAG ACATTACCACAGTATGGAGGTTTTCACCCACTATGACCTGCTGTCTCTAAACGGCACTAAAGTAGCAGAGGGACACAAGGCCAGCTTCTGTCTGGAGGACACTCACTGTGACGAGG GTATCCAGAAGAAGTATGAATGTGCAAACTTTGGGGCACAAGGCATCACAGTTGGCTGCTGGGATACCTACAGGCACGACATCGACTGTCAGTGGATTGACATCACAGATGTGAAACCTGGCGACTACATCCTCCAG GTTGTGATAAACCCCAACTATGAGGTTGCAGAATCAGATTACACCAACAACATTATGAAGTGCAGCGCCCGATACGATGGACAGCGGATGTGGACGTACAACTGTCATATAG GTGGCTCACGGAGTTCAGAAATAGAGGAAATGTTCCCTGGATTAATGACCAACCAGCTTTCACACAGGTAG